A genome region from Falco biarmicus isolate bFalBia1 chromosome 11, bFalBia1.pri, whole genome shotgun sequence includes the following:
- the ZNF644 gene encoding zinc finger protein 644 isoform X2: protein MDDLEINTEVTGAKEEEEILCGDNFISEEEGGIPKPQESDTSFQKNSTLTLPEELSRDRSEKALSGGQTSLFIHAGAPTVSSENFILSRGTAVNGPVSHSTSTKTSIMNKGSVSLTTGQPVGHHTDSCSTLTVVHDLQLPAKSATQKSNQHQVLFLLPDVAHAKNLTHSIKNLPTSASIGCDSQKSVGNSVDSTLVGQVEVCEDDKNLLVKDDCVDTLTDISSGTGGFTSGCDPSWDPQKEFIQFLMTNEETMEKSPIHCKVGLEKKRKRKMDVSKITRYTEDCFGHTSCIPSKSKLLDVDFLEQNEELQIVEPQKYSLSKVKPESTDEELEAVDAIQQLIYSPTSNCAEDTSPVHTSTFLSNTLKNKCEQNDSESPSTFSTDEPSFYPCTKCNVNFREKKHLHRHMMYHLDGNSHFRHLNVPRPYACRECGRTFRDRNSLLKHMIIHQERRQKLMEEIRELKELQDEGRSARLQCPQCVFGTNCPKTFVQHAKTHEKDKRYYCCEECNFMAVTENELECHRGIAHGAVVKCSIIGSDMSQRKTQKKASLKDPYLGSSKKSSTYVCKMCPFTTSARSILKKHMEYLHPASCIDPFGSHLRLEKRKGSIIEESLDFGSRTKQLIKQSSTFPKNSVLKQDVKRSFGPASQSTSFAKLHKRPYRIQKARKSVSQSSKLNSAEKKDSYETEDDSSWDNVELCDYTTQSVEDESYSDINQEHVNLFPIFKGKMEDHEAGDKSSLSYEQNDGFYFEYYEDAEGSNFLHDLHDPQNLENVGSALPKHNSVFHWTDLSLEKKSCPYCPATFETGVGLSNHVRGHLHRAGLSYEARHVVSPEQIATSDKMQHFKRTGTGTPVKRVRKAIEKSETTSEHTCQLCGGWFDTKIGLSNHVRGHLKRLGKTKWDAHKSPICVLNEMMQNEEKYEKILKALNSRRIIPRPFVAQKFASNDDFLSQNVIPLEAYHNGLKTEDTSVSASEEEGLNFLNECDETKAVLHDEKKNQSLTLIELLKNKRLGEERNPDISPQKIHNQTARKRFVQKCVLPLNEDSPLMYQPQKMDLTMQSGMPVKLRTCVHCNTTFTSAVSLSNHLRAYARKKSAGLLTGTEVILAISVSLPPTTLGYCLYIQTAFIVAVRKNAVEPHLPNDGLTQGLKEFSLALDCKQKKSRSRSGSKKKMLPLPHSADEVYILRCRFCGLVFRGPLSVQEDWIKHLQRHIVNANLPRTGAGMVEVTSLLKKPASITETSFSLLMAEAAS, encoded by the exons ATGGATGATTTAGAGATAAATACTGAAGTCACTGGTGctaaagaagaagaagaaatcctATGTGGTGATAATTTCATATCTGAGGAAGAAGGTGGCATTCCTAAACCACAAGAGAGCGACACGTCGTTTCAGAAGAACAGTACATTGACTCTGCCTGAGGAGTTATCAAGGGATAGATCTGAAAAAGCCTTAAGCGGAGGCCAGACTTCTCTATTTATACACGCTGGTGCTCCTACTGTTTCTAGCGAAAACTTTATCTTGTCTAGAGGAACTGCTGTTAATGGACCAGTTTCACACTCCACCTCAACTAAGACTTCCATTATGAATAAAGGCAGTGTTTCATTAACCACTGGACAGCCTGTAGGTCATCACACAGATTCCTGCTCAACTTTGACAGTGGTTCATGATCTTCAGCTGCCTGCAAAGAGTGCAACACAGAAATCAAATCAGCaccaagttttatttttgttacctgATGTAGCACATGCTAAGAACCTGACTCATTCCATTAAAAATCTACCTACCTCTGCTTCAATTGGTTGTGATTCACAGAAATCAGTAGGAAATAGTGTAGATAGCACTTTAGTAGGCCAAGTAGAAGTTTGTGAGGATGATAAAAATCTGCTAGTAAAAGACGACTGTGTTGATACATTAACAGACATTTCCTCAGGTACAGGTGGTTTCACATCGGGTTGTGATCCCAGCTGGGATCCACAAAAAGAGTTTATACAGTTTCTTATgacaaatgaagaaacaatGGAGAAGTCTCCTATTCACTGTAAAGTAGGCTTAGAAAAAAAGcgaaaaaggaaaatggatgtTAGTAAAATAACACGCTATACTGAAGACTGTTTTGGTCATACCAGTTGTATTCCTAGTAAATCGAAACTATTAGATGTTGACTTCTTAGAGCAGAATGAGGAGTTACAAATAGTAGAACCGCAGAAATATTCATTGAGTAAAGTAAAGCCTGAATCCACAGATGAAGAGCTTGAAGCTGTTGATGCTATCCAGCAGCTCATTTATAGTCCCACTAGTAACTGTGCAGAAGATACTTCTCCTGTTCACACTAGCACTTTTCTTTccaatactttaaaaaacaaatgtgaacAGAATGATTCTGAATCGCCATCTACTTTCAGTACTGATGAACCATCATTTTATCCCTGTACAAAGTGCAATGTGAATTTTAGGGAGAAGAAACATCTGCATAGGCATATGATGTACCATTTAGATGGGAACAGTCATTTCCGACATCTCAATGTCCCCAGGCCCTATGCATGTAGGGAATGTGGAAGGACATTTCGAGATCGTAATTCACTTCTTAAACATATGATAATTCACcaggaaagaaggcagaaacTGATGGAAGAAATCCGTGAGCTGAAAGAACTTCAGGATGAGGGTAGGAGCGCACGGTTACAGTGTCCACAGTGTGTATTTGGTACCAATTGTCCCAAAACGTTTGTGCAGCATGCAAAGACCcatgaaaaagataaaagatatTATTGCTGTGAGGAATGCAATTTCATGGCTGTGACAGAAAATGAACTGGAATGCCATCGAGGGATCGCTCATGGAGCAGTAGTCAAATGTTCCATTATCGGTAGCGATATGTCccagaggaaaacacagaaaaaggcatcctTGAAAGATCCATATTTGGGATCCTCAAAAAAATCATCAACGTATGTGTGTAAGATGTGTCCATTTACTACTTCAGctagaagcattttaaaaaaacacatggaaTATTTGCACCCAGCATCGTGCATTGATCCCTTTGGTAGCCATCTTAgactagaaaaaagaaaaggaagcataaTAGAAGAATCTTTAGATTTTGGTAGCAGGACAAAACAGTTGATCAAACAATCTTCTACTTTTCCAAAGAactctgttttaaaacaggatGTAAAAAGATCATTTGGCCCTGCTTCACAGTCCACTAGCTTCGCAAAACTTCACAAGAGACCCTACAGGATACAGAAGGCTCGGAAAAGCGTTTCACAGTCATCT AAACTTaactctgctgaaaaaaaagacagctatGAAACGGAGGATGACAGTTCATGGGATAATGTTGAACTATGTGATTACACTACACAGTCTGTGGAGGATGAATCTTACAGTGATATTAATCAGGAGCATGTAAACCTATTCCCCATATTCAAAGGTAAAATGGAAGATCATGAAGCTGGTGATAAATCTTCACTTAGTTATGAGCAGAATGATGGCTTTTATTTTGAGTATTATGAAGATGCTGAGGGTAGTAACTTCCTGCATGATTTGCATGATCCTCAGAATTTAGAAAATGTAGGATCGGCATTGCCAAAGCATAATTCAGTTTTCCACTGGACGGATTTGTCGCTTGAAAAGAAGTCCTGTCCGTACTGTCCAGCAACCTTCGAAACAGGTGTTGGACTGTCCAATCATGTCAGAGGACATCTTCACAGAGCCGGACTGAGCTATGAAGCCCGTCATGTTGTTTCACCAGAACAGATAGCAACAAGTGacaaaatgcaacattttaaaagaactggAACAGGAACGCCTGTTAAACGTGTTAGAAAAG cGATCGAGAAATCTGAAACAACTTCTGAGCATACATGTCAGCTCTGTGGAGGCTGGTTTGATACTAAAATTGGATTGTCTAATCATGTGCGAGGACACCTGAAAAGGCTTGGTAAAACCAAGTGGGACGCACACAAGTCTCCGATCTGTGTTCTGAATGAGATGATGCAAAATGAAGAGAAGTATGAAAAAATCCTAAAGGCTTTGAACAGTCGCCGCATTATTCCCAGACCGTTTGTTGCTCAGAAATTTGCATCAAATGATGACTTTTTATCTCAGAATGTTATACCTCTTGAAGCATACCATAATGGCCTAAAGACTGAAGATACATCTGTGTCTGCATCGGAGGAAGAAGGGCTGAATTTCCTAAATGAATGTgatgaaacaaaagcagtactacatgatgaaaaaaaaaatcagtcactTACACTGATAGAACTCCTGAAAAATAAGAGGttaggagaagaaagaaatcctgATATTTCTCCACAGAAGATTCATAATCAAACTGCAAGAAAGAGGTTTGTTCAGAAATGTGTTCTTCCATTAAATGAAGACAGTCCATTGATGTATCAGCCACAAAAAATGGACTTGACTATGCAGTCAG GTATGCCTGTGAAGCTTAGAACGTGTGTGCATTGCAATACGACGTTTACAAGTGCTGTTAGCCTGTCCAACCACTTACGCGCTTATGCACGAAAGAAGAGTGCTGGACTTTTGACTGGGACAG AAGTTATCTTGGccatttctgtctctctccccCCCACCACCTTGGGTTACTGCCTTTATATCCAGACTGCTTTCATTGTTGCTGtcagaaaaaatgctgttgagCCTCATCTTCCTAATGATGGTTTGACCCAGGGTCTGAAGGAATTCTCTTTAG CTTTAGACTGTAAGCAAAAGAAGTCAAGGTCAAGATCcggaagcaagaaaaaaatgctgcctttACCTCATAGTGCTGACGAAGTTTACATACTCAGATGCAG GTTTTGTGGTCTGGTCTTTCGAGGACCTTTGTCTGTTCAAGAAGACTGGATAAAGCACTTGCAGCGACACATTGTCAACGCAAATCTTCCACGGACTGGAGCTGGCATGGTTGAAGTCACATCACTACTTAAAAAGCCTGCTTCAATTActgaaacttcattttctttactgaTGGCAGAAGCAGCATCATAG
- the ZNF644 gene encoding zinc finger protein 644 isoform X5, translating into MDDLEINTEVTGAKEEEEILCGDNFISEEEGGIPKPQESDTSFQKNSTLTLPEELSRDRSEKALSGGQTSLFIHAGAPTVSSENFILSRGTAVNGPVSHSTSTKTSIMNKGSVSLTTGQPVGHHTDSCSTLTVVHDLQLPAKSATQKSNQHQVLFLLPDVAHAKNLTHSIKNLPTSASIGCDSQKSVGNSVDSTLVGQVEVCEDDKNLLVKDDCVDTLTDISSGTGGFTSGCDPSWDPQKEFIQFLMTNEETMEKSPIHCKVGLEKKRKRKMDVSKITRYTEDCFGHTSCIPSKSKLLDVDFLEQNEELQIVEPQKYSLSKVKPESTDEELEAVDAIQQLIYSPTSNCAEDTSPVHTSTFLSNTLKNKCEQNDSESPSTFSTDEPSFYPCTKCNVNFREKKHLHRHMMYHLDGNSHFRHLNVPRPYACRECGRTFRDRNSLLKHMIIHQERRQKLMEEIRELKELQDEGRSARLQCPQCVFGTNCPKTFVQHAKTHEKDKRYYCCEECNFMAVTENELECHRGIAHGAVVKCSIIGSDMSQRKTQKKASLKDPYLGSSKKSSTYVCKMCPFTTSARSILKKHMEYLHPASCIDPFGSHLRLEKRKGSIIEESLDFGSRTKQLIKQSSTFPKNSVLKQDVKRSFGPASQSTSFAKLHKRPYRIQKARKSVSQSSKLNSAEKKDSYETEDDSSWDNVELCDYTTQSVEDESYSDINQEHVNLFPIFKGKMEDHEAGDKSSLSYEQNDGFYFEYYEDAEGSNFLHDLHDPQNLENVGSALPKHNSVFHWTDLSLEKKSCPYCPATFETGVGLSNHVRGHLHRAGLSYEARHVVSPEQIATSDKMQHFKRTGTGTPVKRVRKAIEKSETTSEHTCQLCGGWFDTKIGLSNHVRGHLKRLGKTKWDAHKSPICVLNEMMQNEEKYEKILKALNSRRIIPRPFVAQKFASNDDFLSQNVIPLEAYHNGLKTEDTSVSASEEEGLNFLNECDETKAVLHDEKKNQSLTLIELLKNKRLGEERNPDISPQKIHNQTARKRFVQKCVLPLNEDSPLMYQPQKMDLTMQSEDTDCKR; encoded by the exons ATGGATGATTTAGAGATAAATACTGAAGTCACTGGTGctaaagaagaagaagaaatcctATGTGGTGATAATTTCATATCTGAGGAAGAAGGTGGCATTCCTAAACCACAAGAGAGCGACACGTCGTTTCAGAAGAACAGTACATTGACTCTGCCTGAGGAGTTATCAAGGGATAGATCTGAAAAAGCCTTAAGCGGAGGCCAGACTTCTCTATTTATACACGCTGGTGCTCCTACTGTTTCTAGCGAAAACTTTATCTTGTCTAGAGGAACTGCTGTTAATGGACCAGTTTCACACTCCACCTCAACTAAGACTTCCATTATGAATAAAGGCAGTGTTTCATTAACCACTGGACAGCCTGTAGGTCATCACACAGATTCCTGCTCAACTTTGACAGTGGTTCATGATCTTCAGCTGCCTGCAAAGAGTGCAACACAGAAATCAAATCAGCaccaagttttatttttgttacctgATGTAGCACATGCTAAGAACCTGACTCATTCCATTAAAAATCTACCTACCTCTGCTTCAATTGGTTGTGATTCACAGAAATCAGTAGGAAATAGTGTAGATAGCACTTTAGTAGGCCAAGTAGAAGTTTGTGAGGATGATAAAAATCTGCTAGTAAAAGACGACTGTGTTGATACATTAACAGACATTTCCTCAGGTACAGGTGGTTTCACATCGGGTTGTGATCCCAGCTGGGATCCACAAAAAGAGTTTATACAGTTTCTTATgacaaatgaagaaacaatGGAGAAGTCTCCTATTCACTGTAAAGTAGGCTTAGAAAAAAAGcgaaaaaggaaaatggatgtTAGTAAAATAACACGCTATACTGAAGACTGTTTTGGTCATACCAGTTGTATTCCTAGTAAATCGAAACTATTAGATGTTGACTTCTTAGAGCAGAATGAGGAGTTACAAATAGTAGAACCGCAGAAATATTCATTGAGTAAAGTAAAGCCTGAATCCACAGATGAAGAGCTTGAAGCTGTTGATGCTATCCAGCAGCTCATTTATAGTCCCACTAGTAACTGTGCAGAAGATACTTCTCCTGTTCACACTAGCACTTTTCTTTccaatactttaaaaaacaaatgtgaacAGAATGATTCTGAATCGCCATCTACTTTCAGTACTGATGAACCATCATTTTATCCCTGTACAAAGTGCAATGTGAATTTTAGGGAGAAGAAACATCTGCATAGGCATATGATGTACCATTTAGATGGGAACAGTCATTTCCGACATCTCAATGTCCCCAGGCCCTATGCATGTAGGGAATGTGGAAGGACATTTCGAGATCGTAATTCACTTCTTAAACATATGATAATTCACcaggaaagaaggcagaaacTGATGGAAGAAATCCGTGAGCTGAAAGAACTTCAGGATGAGGGTAGGAGCGCACGGTTACAGTGTCCACAGTGTGTATTTGGTACCAATTGTCCCAAAACGTTTGTGCAGCATGCAAAGACCcatgaaaaagataaaagatatTATTGCTGTGAGGAATGCAATTTCATGGCTGTGACAGAAAATGAACTGGAATGCCATCGAGGGATCGCTCATGGAGCAGTAGTCAAATGTTCCATTATCGGTAGCGATATGTCccagaggaaaacacagaaaaaggcatcctTGAAAGATCCATATTTGGGATCCTCAAAAAAATCATCAACGTATGTGTGTAAGATGTGTCCATTTACTACTTCAGctagaagcattttaaaaaaacacatggaaTATTTGCACCCAGCATCGTGCATTGATCCCTTTGGTAGCCATCTTAgactagaaaaaagaaaaggaagcataaTAGAAGAATCTTTAGATTTTGGTAGCAGGACAAAACAGTTGATCAAACAATCTTCTACTTTTCCAAAGAactctgttttaaaacaggatGTAAAAAGATCATTTGGCCCTGCTTCACAGTCCACTAGCTTCGCAAAACTTCACAAGAGACCCTACAGGATACAGAAGGCTCGGAAAAGCGTTTCACAGTCATCT AAACTTaactctgctgaaaaaaaagacagctatGAAACGGAGGATGACAGTTCATGGGATAATGTTGAACTATGTGATTACACTACACAGTCTGTGGAGGATGAATCTTACAGTGATATTAATCAGGAGCATGTAAACCTATTCCCCATATTCAAAGGTAAAATGGAAGATCATGAAGCTGGTGATAAATCTTCACTTAGTTATGAGCAGAATGATGGCTTTTATTTTGAGTATTATGAAGATGCTGAGGGTAGTAACTTCCTGCATGATTTGCATGATCCTCAGAATTTAGAAAATGTAGGATCGGCATTGCCAAAGCATAATTCAGTTTTCCACTGGACGGATTTGTCGCTTGAAAAGAAGTCCTGTCCGTACTGTCCAGCAACCTTCGAAACAGGTGTTGGACTGTCCAATCATGTCAGAGGACATCTTCACAGAGCCGGACTGAGCTATGAAGCCCGTCATGTTGTTTCACCAGAACAGATAGCAACAAGTGacaaaatgcaacattttaaaagaactggAACAGGAACGCCTGTTAAACGTGTTAGAAAAG cGATCGAGAAATCTGAAACAACTTCTGAGCATACATGTCAGCTCTGTGGAGGCTGGTTTGATACTAAAATTGGATTGTCTAATCATGTGCGAGGACACCTGAAAAGGCTTGGTAAAACCAAGTGGGACGCACACAAGTCTCCGATCTGTGTTCTGAATGAGATGATGCAAAATGAAGAGAAGTATGAAAAAATCCTAAAGGCTTTGAACAGTCGCCGCATTATTCCCAGACCGTTTGTTGCTCAGAAATTTGCATCAAATGATGACTTTTTATCTCAGAATGTTATACCTCTTGAAGCATACCATAATGGCCTAAAGACTGAAGATACATCTGTGTCTGCATCGGAGGAAGAAGGGCTGAATTTCCTAAATGAATGTgatgaaacaaaagcagtactacatgatgaaaaaaaaaatcagtcactTACACTGATAGAACTCCTGAAAAATAAGAGGttaggagaagaaagaaatcctgATATTTCTCCACAGAAGATTCATAATCAAACTGCAAGAAAGAGGTTTGTTCAGAAATGTGTTCTTCCATTAAATGAAGACAGTCCATTGATGTATCAGCCACAAAAAATGGACTTGACTATGCAGTCAG AGGACACTGACTGCAAGAGGTAG